Proteins from a single region of Mumia flava:
- a CDS encoding aspartate aminotransferase family protein, whose protein sequence is MKDRTYELDRAHVFHSWSAQASLTPMVVERAEGSYLWDNDGTKLLDFSSQLVFTNIGHQHPRVVKAIQDQAATLCTIAPQHANAARSEAAHLIAELAPGDLDRVFFTNGGADAVEHAVRMARLHTGRRKVLSRYRSYHGGTQTAINLTGDPRRWPNDVGADGVVHFFGPFLYRSEFHATTEAEECERALAHLEHTIQLEGPDTIAAIILETIPGTAGIMPPPPGYLEGVRALCDRYGIVWIADEVMAGFGRTGTWFALDLYDAVPDLITFAKGVTSGYVPMGGVIISPRIAATFDDRPYPGGLTYSGHPLAAAAAVATIETMKDEKMVEHAAMLGEEVFGPELRAMAERHACVGEVRGVGAFWALDLVADAATKEPLAPYGGSSPAMNEVIAACKKGGMLPFANFNRIHVVPALNITVDEAREGLAALDAALTVGDAHVHSVGDAHAGA, encoded by the coding sequence ATGAAGGACCGCACGTACGAGCTGGACCGCGCCCACGTCTTCCACTCGTGGTCGGCGCAGGCCTCGCTGACCCCGATGGTGGTCGAGCGCGCCGAGGGCAGCTACCTGTGGGACAACGACGGCACCAAGCTGCTCGACTTCTCCTCGCAGCTGGTCTTCACCAACATCGGGCACCAGCACCCGCGTGTGGTCAAGGCGATCCAGGACCAGGCCGCGACGCTGTGCACGATCGCGCCGCAGCACGCCAACGCGGCGCGCTCGGAGGCCGCGCACCTGATCGCCGAGCTCGCCCCCGGCGACCTCGACCGGGTCTTCTTCACCAACGGCGGTGCGGACGCGGTCGAGCACGCGGTGCGGATGGCGCGGCTGCACACCGGGCGGCGCAAGGTGCTGTCGCGCTACCGCTCGTACCACGGCGGCACCCAGACGGCGATCAACCTCACCGGCGACCCGCGTCGCTGGCCGAACGACGTGGGCGCCGACGGCGTCGTCCACTTCTTCGGGCCGTTCCTCTACCGCTCGGAGTTCCACGCGACGACCGAGGCCGAGGAGTGCGAGCGCGCGCTGGCGCACCTCGAGCACACGATCCAGCTGGAAGGGCCGGACACGATCGCCGCGATCATCCTCGAGACGATCCCGGGCACGGCCGGCATCATGCCGCCGCCCCCGGGCTACCTGGAGGGCGTGCGCGCGCTCTGCGACCGGTACGGGATCGTGTGGATCGCCGACGAGGTGATGGCGGGCTTCGGCCGGACCGGCACGTGGTTCGCGCTCGACCTGTACGACGCGGTCCCGGACCTGATCACGTTCGCCAAGGGCGTGACGTCGGGCTACGTCCCGATGGGCGGCGTGATCATCTCCCCGCGGATCGCGGCCACGTTCGACGACCGTCCGTACCCCGGCGGGCTCACGTACTCCGGTCACCCACTCGCCGCCGCCGCGGCGGTCGCGACGATCGAGACGATGAAGGACGAGAAGATGGTCGAGCACGCGGCGATGCTCGGCGAGGAGGTCTTCGGGCCCGAGCTGCGCGCGATGGCCGAGCGGCACGCGTGCGTCGGTGAGGTCCGCGGCGTCGGCGCGTTCTGGGCGCTGGACCTCGTCGCGGACGCCGCCACGAAGGAGCCGCTGGCGCCGTACGGCGGGTCGAGCCCGGCGATGAACGAGGTGATCGCCGCCTGCAAGAAGGGCGGCATGCTCCCGTTCGCGAACTTCAACCGGATCCACGTCGTCCCGGCCCTCAACATCACCGTCGACGAGGCCCGCGAGGGGCTCGCCGCACTCGACGCCGCACTCACCGTCGGAGACGCCCACGTGCACAGCGTCGGGGACGCGCATGCCGGTGCGTAG
- a CDS encoding NAD(P)/FAD-dependent oxidoreductase, with translation MPVRRPLIAGRDWRPTVFERQAPPDAVVDASLTDSEAGCFWLEDVADTTAYPHLTGDHACDLVVVGGGYTGLWTAVKAKLRNPGARVTLLEGQTVGWAASGRNGGFCDASLTHGEENGRTRWPEEYDTLARLGDENLDAIAAAVESLKLDCDFERTGSLDVATEPHQVEWLAEAGADLLDADAVRAEVDSPTYLAGVWHRDSTAMLHPAKLAKELARAADGLGVQIFEHSHVEALEADGRRGPVTVRTPRGAVRADRAVLATNVFPSLLARYRWHTIPVYDYALMTEPLTDAQMDAIGWRNRQGVGDSANQFHYYRLSADNRVLFGGYDAIYRYGGQVRSAYEDRPETYRRLASHFLTTFPQLEGVRFTHRWAGAIDTSTQFCAFYGLAKQGRVAHAAGFTGLGVGATHFAADVMLDLLSGESTPRTQVEMVRKKPLPFPPEPVASVGIHTTRWSLDRADHHGGRRNAWLRALDAVGLGFDS, from the coding sequence ATGCCGGTGCGTAGACCACTGATCGCCGGGCGGGACTGGCGACCGACCGTCTTCGAACGCCAGGCTCCGCCCGACGCCGTGGTCGACGCGTCGCTGACTGACTCCGAGGCAGGGTGCTTCTGGCTGGAGGACGTCGCCGACACCACGGCGTACCCGCACCTGACCGGTGACCACGCCTGCGACCTGGTGGTCGTCGGCGGCGGCTACACGGGCCTGTGGACCGCGGTGAAGGCCAAGCTCCGCAACCCCGGCGCGAGGGTCACGCTGCTCGAGGGCCAGACGGTCGGCTGGGCGGCGAGCGGCCGCAACGGCGGGTTCTGCGACGCCAGCCTCACCCACGGCGAGGAGAACGGCCGCACGCGCTGGCCGGAGGAGTACGACACCCTCGCGCGGCTCGGCGACGAGAACCTCGACGCGATCGCCGCGGCCGTGGAGTCGCTCAAGCTGGACTGCGACTTCGAGCGCACCGGCAGCCTCGACGTCGCCACCGAGCCGCACCAGGTGGAGTGGCTGGCCGAGGCGGGCGCCGACCTCCTCGACGCGGACGCGGTCCGGGCCGAGGTCGACAGCCCCACGTACCTCGCCGGCGTCTGGCACCGCGACAGCACCGCGATGCTGCACCCGGCCAAGCTCGCCAAGGAGCTCGCACGCGCCGCCGACGGTCTCGGGGTGCAGATCTTCGAGCACAGCCACGTCGAGGCGCTCGAGGCCGACGGTCGCCGCGGGCCGGTCACCGTCCGTACGCCGCGGGGCGCCGTACGCGCCGACCGTGCGGTGCTCGCGACGAACGTGTTCCCGTCGCTGCTCGCGCGCTACCGCTGGCACACGATCCCGGTCTACGACTACGCGCTCATGACCGAGCCGCTGACCGACGCGCAGATGGACGCGATCGGCTGGCGGAACCGTCAGGGCGTCGGCGACAGCGCCAACCAGTTCCACTACTACCGGCTCAGCGCCGACAACCGGGTGCTGTTCGGCGGCTACGACGCGATCTACCGCTACGGCGGCCAGGTCCGCTCCGCCTACGAGGACCGGCCGGAGACCTACCGCCGGCTCGCCTCGCACTTCCTCACCACCTTCCCCCAGCTGGAGGGGGTCCGGTTCACCCACCGGTGGGCCGGTGCGATCGACACCTCGACGCAGTTCTGCGCGTTCTACGGCCTGGCCAAGCAGGGCCGGGTCGCGCACGCGGCAGGGTTCACCGGACTCGGCGTCGGCGCGACGCACTTCGCGGCCGACGTCATGCTCGACCTGCTCAGCGGGGAGTCGACCCCGCGCACCCAGGTCGAGATGGTGCGGAAGAAGCCGCTGCCGTTCCCGCCCGAGCCGGTGGCCTCGGTCGGGATCCACACGACCCGCTGGTCCCTGGACCGCGCGGATCACCACGGGGGACGACGAAACGCCTGGCTCCGCGCGCTCGACGCGGTGGGTCTGGGCTTCGATTCCTGA
- a CDS encoding ABC transporter ATP-binding protein has product MTSQNEDRAATVSLRGVRKHFGDLAAVDGVDLDIAEGEFLSLLGPSGCGKTTLLRMIGGFEDPDGGDVLLRGRSVVGLPPHKRTVNTVFQAYALFAHMTVAENVAYGLRQRREGQPRLSKSEITERVSEALALVRMSEYAQRRPKKLSGGQQQRVALARAIVNRPDVLLLDEPLSALDRNLREQMQVELKLIQRQVGITFVFVTHDQSEALSMSDRIVVMNSGKVEQVGTPQEVYERPASGFVAAFVGMQNFADGAVRDGAVATDWATFRPEADELAGHAAGASVRVGVRAESVTVGNDAPTEGDQAENAVAGTLAGTSFLGDAVQHVLLTGDGREVLARTPVDQAEALATGTKVWARWSPSAVRVFAADASEASRKDS; this is encoded by the coding sequence ATGACCAGCCAGAACGAGGACCGCGCGGCGACCGTGTCGCTGCGCGGGGTGCGCAAGCACTTCGGTGACCTCGCCGCCGTCGACGGTGTCGACCTCGACATCGCCGAGGGCGAGTTCCTGTCGCTGCTCGGCCCGTCGGGCTGCGGCAAGACCACGCTGCTGCGGATGATCGGCGGCTTCGAGGACCCCGACGGCGGCGACGTGCTCCTGCGCGGCCGTTCGGTCGTCGGCCTCCCGCCGCACAAGCGGACCGTCAACACCGTCTTCCAGGCGTACGCGCTGTTCGCGCACATGACGGTCGCCGAGAACGTCGCGTACGGCCTGCGGCAGCGCCGCGAGGGCCAGCCGCGCCTGTCGAAGTCCGAGATCACCGAGCGGGTCTCCGAGGCCCTCGCGCTGGTCCGGATGAGCGAGTACGCGCAGCGTCGCCCGAAGAAGCTGTCGGGCGGGCAGCAGCAGCGTGTGGCGCTCGCCCGTGCCATCGTGAACCGCCCCGACGTGCTGCTGCTCGACGAGCCGCTCTCGGCGCTGGACCGCAACCTGCGCGAGCAGATGCAGGTCGAGCTGAAGCTGATCCAGCGGCAGGTCGGCATCACCTTCGTCTTCGTGACGCACGACCAGTCCGAGGCACTGTCGATGAGCGACCGGATCGTCGTGATGAACAGCGGCAAGGTCGAGCAGGTCGGCACGCCGCAGGAGGTCTACGAGCGTCCGGCCAGCGGCTTCGTCGCCGCGTTCGTCGGGATGCAGAACTTCGCCGACGGCGCCGTACGCGACGGTGCGGTCGCGACGGACTGGGCGACCTTCCGTCCCGAGGCCGACGAGCTCGCCGGTCACGCGGCAGGCGCCTCCGTACGGGTGGGTGTCCGGGCCGAGTCCGTGACCGTCGGCAACGACGCCCCGACCGAGGGCGACCAGGCCGAGAATGCCGTCGCCGGCACGCTGGCCGGCACCTCGTTCCTCGGCGACGCCGTGCAGCACGTCCTGCTCACCGGCGACGGTCGTGAGGTCCTGGCGCGGACCCCCGTCGACCAGGCCGAGGCGCTCGCGACCGGGACGAAGGTGTGGGCCCGGTGGTCGCCGAGCGCCGTGCGCGTGTTCGCCGCCGACGCGAGCGAGGCGTCGAGGAAGGACTCGTGA
- a CDS encoding polyamine ABC transporter substrate-binding protein — protein sequence MTARRPVRVLAPREEAGRITRRALLGGFAVVGAASVLGCGRDTSLAATASPDGDLEGRVNVYSWGDYEAPKNLRRFSRRTGVTVQVDAFGSNEEMIAKLGASRGTSGYDVIVPTGQFVPMMAANDLLVPLDHDLLPNMKHLDPQIVDPSWDPGNEFTVPKAWGTTGFAYDTQKIDSRPTSWQDFLDLASGQAAGSVSLLDDPWEVCSIYFAANGIDPNTTDEADLDAAQDFLVGTLAPEVRAYSSNPTQSIVQSELALIQAYNGDARWGILESDDPDRWRWVYPTPTANLWIDTWAIATGAQHIDSAHAFINYMLDPKVSMRELDWNGYPTGVAGLEAKAEEWELELTDMIFPPTEVTERLTAAELTDAQDRLTDILQRMQAAA from the coding sequence GTGACCGCCCGGCGCCCGGTGCGGGTTCTCGCACCACGGGAGGAGGCCGGCCGGATCACCCGCCGCGCGCTGCTCGGCGGATTCGCCGTCGTCGGCGCCGCATCGGTCCTCGGGTGCGGTCGCGACACGTCGCTGGCCGCGACCGCGAGCCCGGACGGCGACCTCGAGGGCCGGGTGAACGTGTACTCGTGGGGCGACTACGAGGCACCGAAGAACCTGCGCCGGTTCTCCCGGCGCACCGGTGTCACGGTCCAGGTCGACGCGTTCGGCTCCAACGAGGAGATGATCGCGAAGCTCGGGGCGAGCCGCGGCACCAGCGGCTACGACGTGATCGTCCCGACCGGGCAGTTCGTGCCGATGATGGCGGCGAACGACCTGCTGGTCCCGCTCGACCACGACCTGCTGCCGAACATGAAGCACCTCGACCCGCAGATCGTCGACCCGTCCTGGGATCCGGGCAACGAGTTCACCGTCCCGAAGGCCTGGGGCACGACCGGCTTCGCCTACGACACCCAGAAGATCGACAGCCGGCCCACCTCGTGGCAGGACTTCCTCGACCTCGCGAGCGGGCAGGCGGCCGGCTCGGTCTCCCTGCTCGACGACCCGTGGGAGGTCTGCTCGATCTACTTCGCGGCCAACGGCATCGACCCGAACACGACGGACGAGGCCGACCTGGACGCCGCGCAGGACTTCCTCGTCGGCACGCTCGCGCCGGAGGTCCGTGCCTACTCGTCGAACCCGACGCAGAGCATCGTGCAGTCGGAGCTCGCGCTGATCCAGGCGTACAACGGCGACGCCCGCTGGGGCATCCTCGAGTCCGACGACCCGGACCGCTGGCGCTGGGTCTACCCGACGCCGACCGCGAACCTGTGGATCGACACCTGGGCGATCGCCACCGGTGCGCAGCACATCGACAGCGCGCACGCGTTCATCAACTACATGCTCGACCCCAAGGTCTCGATGCGGGAGCTGGACTGGAACGGCTACCCGACCGGCGTCGCCGGGCTCGAGGCGAAGGCCGAGGAGTGGGAGCTGGAGCTGACCGACATGATCTTCCCGCCGACCGAGGTGACCGAGCGGCTCACGGCCGCGGAGCTCACCGACGCCCAGGACCGTCTCACCGACATCCTCCAGCGCATGCAGGCGGCGGCCTGA
- a CDS encoding ABC transporter permease, producing MSATTQTPDAPASAPVTRTRRRSRRPGGGSGWLSLPVWFWLVFFILTPLALVFWYSFGYKPDLFTSVATDAPSFDRYREVTDPVFMSTFWDTLRIAAIGTTLCAVIGVPFAYWMGVKVDPRWRPLLLALVLVPFWTNFLVRTLGWQIILSPEGFLSHGLQKVGILSGPLDVLYTSAAVQLGVVYNYLPLMILPLYVVFERLDPAQREASRDLGAGRWRTFGAVTLPSALPGIAAGALLVFIPLMGDYLTASVLGGSRGTMVGQMIARQFNTAQDWALGSAMAFTLMAFVLLTVVVVGLVFLAVRALLRRARHLDLEGAR from the coding sequence ATGAGCGCCACGACGCAGACCCCCGACGCACCCGCCTCGGCCCCCGTCACCCGCACCCGCCGGCGGTCCCGCCGACCGGGCGGCGGCTCCGGCTGGCTGTCGCTGCCGGTGTGGTTCTGGCTGGTCTTCTTCATCCTGACGCCGCTGGCGCTCGTGTTCTGGTACTCGTTCGGCTACAAGCCGGACCTGTTCACCTCGGTCGCGACGGACGCACCGTCGTTCGACCGCTACCGCGAGGTCACCGACCCGGTCTTCATGTCGACCTTCTGGGACACGCTGCGGATCGCCGCGATCGGCACCACGCTGTGCGCGGTGATCGGCGTACCGTTCGCCTACTGGATGGGCGTCAAGGTCGACCCGCGGTGGCGCCCGCTGCTGCTGGCCCTCGTCCTCGTGCCGTTCTGGACGAACTTCCTGGTCCGCACGCTCGGCTGGCAGATCATCCTGTCGCCCGAGGGCTTCCTCTCCCACGGGCTGCAGAAGGTCGGGATCCTGTCCGGCCCGCTCGACGTCCTCTACACGAGCGCCGCCGTCCAGCTCGGGGTGGTCTACAACTACCTGCCGCTGATGATCCTGCCGCTCTACGTCGTCTTCGAGCGGCTCGACCCCGCCCAGCGCGAGGCGAGCCGTGACCTCGGCGCGGGACGCTGGCGCACCTTCGGCGCGGTCACGCTGCCGTCGGCGCTGCCGGGCATCGCCGCCGGTGCGCTGCTGGTGTTCATCCCGCTGATGGGTGACTACCTGACGGCGTCGGTGCTGGGCGGCTCGCGCGGCACGATGGTCGGTCAGATGATCGCCCGCCAGTTCAACACCGCGCAGGACTGGGCGCTCGGCTCGGCGATGGCGTTCACCCTGATGGCGTTCGTGCTGCTGACGGTCGTCGTGGTCGGCCTGGTGTTCCTGGCCGTACGGGCGCTGCTGCGACGAGCGCGACACCTCGACCTGGAGGGGGCACGATGA
- a CDS encoding ABC transporter permease has translation MSTTTAETTAPAPARRPRRHDPAKLGLNLFGIAVFGFLFLPILVIVGYSFNTGRLLGAWKGFGFDAYQSAVDNPVMIDAVITSLVAGVLASLVATVLGTIGGVALARAGAKARWAALLTALLALTLITPEIIDGISILPWLVTLGTDVGIGPVNNGMVRLVIVHTSLAIAVVTFIVRARMQGMDDQVEEAAADLYATPWNRFRQITLPQAGPGIFAGALLAFTLSMDNTIVASFVQVPGYTPWPVYVLGSLKTGLRPEIAALSTVMLLLTLVALTVVWLVLRRSGDDNAAVARTFTGG, from the coding sequence ATGAGCACCACCACGGCGGAGACGACGGCGCCTGCGCCCGCGCGGCGGCCCCGGCGGCACGACCCGGCGAAGCTGGGCCTGAACCTGTTCGGGATCGCGGTCTTCGGGTTCCTGTTCCTGCCGATCCTCGTGATCGTCGGCTACTCGTTCAACACCGGACGGCTGCTGGGTGCGTGGAAGGGCTTCGGCTTCGACGCGTACCAGTCCGCGGTCGACAACCCGGTGATGATCGACGCGGTGATCACCTCGCTGGTCGCAGGCGTGCTGGCGTCGCTGGTGGCGACGGTCCTCGGCACGATCGGCGGTGTGGCGCTGGCGCGTGCGGGGGCGAAGGCGCGCTGGGCAGCCCTGCTGACCGCGCTGCTCGCTCTGACGCTGATCACCCCGGAGATCATCGACGGCATCTCGATCCTGCCGTGGCTCGTCACCCTGGGCACGGACGTCGGCATCGGTCCGGTGAACAACGGCATGGTCCGCCTCGTGATCGTCCACACGTCGCTCGCGATCGCGGTCGTCACGTTCATCGTGCGGGCGCGGATGCAGGGGATGGACGACCAGGTGGAGGAGGCCGCGGCCGACCTGTACGCGACGCCGTGGAACCGGTTCCGCCAGATCACCCTCCCGCAGGCCGGCCCCGGCATCTTCGCCGGTGCGCTGCTCGCCTTCACGCTGAGCATGGACAACACGATCGTGGCGTCGTTCGTGCAGGTCCCCGGCTACACGCCGTGGCCGGTCTACGTGCTGGGCTCCCTGAAGACCGGGCTGCGGCCCGAGATCGCGGCGCTGTCCACCGTGATGCTGCTGCTGACGCTGGTAGCGCTCACGGTGGTGTGGCTCGTGCTGCGCCGATCCGGCGACGACAACGCGGCCGTGGCCCGCACGTTCACGGGCGGGTGA
- a CDS encoding cupin domain-containing protein, translating into MSTESAVPRVLSPDVRSHPLESDELDPSDVVAGAPATASAGLAELGGIEVGIWEITEGTVRDTEADEIFVVLSGSGTVTFEDGAVLELGPGIAVRLRAGERTVWEIRDRLRKIYVV; encoded by the coding sequence ATGAGCACCGAGTCTGCTGTTCCGCGTGTGCTGTCGCCCGACGTCCGCAGCCACCCGCTCGAGTCCGACGAGCTCGACCCGTCCGACGTGGTCGCCGGTGCGCCGGCGACCGCTTCGGCGGGGCTCGCCGAGCTCGGCGGGATCGAGGTGGGGATCTGGGAGATCACCGAGGGCACGGTGCGCGACACCGAGGCCGACGAGATCTTCGTGGTGCTGTCGGGCTCGGGCACGGTGACGTTCGAGGACGGGGCCGTGCTGGAGCTCGGTCCCGGCATCGCGGTCCGGCTGCGCGCCGGCGAGCGTACGGTCTGGGAGATCCGCGACCGCCTGCGCAAGATCTACGTGGTCTGA
- a CDS encoding SGNH/GDSL hydrolase family protein, which produces MITFPRRLALRFGVLSLCILLTALVASTRLADEAVGADVRRCETFAAGAAARRAEPPTGTGPRIVVVGDSWSAGLGLRDPSQAWTSRLEGRVHVDAFSGSGFSAAASPCRGASFAARVERAVEGGADLVVLEGGLNDVDQSVADLRAGFERVLAPLDGLDVVVVGPAAAPARAAGAAWVDTELAVLTGDHGVAYVSTRDLDLPYLSDGLHLTTDGHRAFGEAVATRIAGLAG; this is translated from the coding sequence GTGATCACGTTCCCGCGCCGCCTCGCACTGAGGTTCGGCGTGCTGTCGCTGTGCATCCTGCTCACCGCTCTCGTCGCCTCCACCCGGCTCGCCGACGAGGCGGTCGGTGCGGACGTACGGCGCTGCGAGACGTTCGCGGCCGGAGCGGCAGCGCGCCGCGCAGAGCCTCCGACGGGCACCGGACCGCGGATCGTCGTCGTCGGGGACTCGTGGTCCGCGGGGCTCGGTCTGCGCGATCCGTCGCAGGCCTGGACGTCACGGCTCGAGGGACGCGTGCACGTGGACGCGTTCTCCGGGTCGGGGTTCAGCGCGGCGGCGAGCCCGTGCCGCGGAGCGTCGTTCGCAGCGCGGGTCGAGCGTGCCGTCGAGGGCGGGGCCGACCTGGTCGTGCTCGAGGGTGGGCTCAACGACGTGGATCAGTCGGTCGCCGACCTGCGTGCGGGGTTCGAGCGGGTGCTCGCGCCGCTCGACGGACTCGATGTCGTCGTGGTCGGCCCCGCCGCCGCTCCGGCTCGGGCCGCAGGCGCAGCCTGGGTCGACACCGAGCTGGCGGTGCTGACGGGCGACCACGGCGTCGCGTACGTCTCGACGCGCGACCTCGACCTGCCGTACCTGTCCGACGGGCTGCACCTCACGACGGACGGGCACCGTGCGTTCGGTGAGGCCGTCGCCACGCGGATCGCGGGTCTGGCCGGGTAA
- a CDS encoding ankyrin repeat domain-containing protein, with protein sequence MGSSEPDPEVVELAHQMFDLAREGETDRLLAYVEAGVPVGLTDPSGNTLLMLAAYHGHADLVQRLADAGADVNQLNDQGQSPLAGAIFKGEDLVVSILVGAGADPDVGTPSARVAAAMFGRESLLS encoded by the coding sequence ATGGGAAGCAGCGAGCCGGACCCCGAGGTCGTCGAGCTCGCGCACCAGATGTTCGACCTGGCGCGCGAGGGCGAGACCGATCGCCTGCTCGCCTACGTCGAGGCCGGCGTGCCGGTCGGCCTCACCGATCCCAGCGGCAACACGCTGCTGATGCTGGCCGCGTACCACGGTCACGCCGACCTCGTGCAGCGCCTGGCCGACGCCGGAGCGGACGTCAACCAGCTCAACGACCAGGGGCAGAGCCCGCTGGCCGGGGCGATCTTCAAGGGCGAGGACCTGGTGGTCTCGATCCTCGTCGGCGCCGGGGCCGACCCCGACGTCGGGACGCCCTCGGCGCGGGTGGCGGCGGCGATGTTCGGCCGCGAGTCCCTGCTGAGCTGA
- a CDS encoding ECF transporter S component, with the protein MSDLFRYRTIDLVTVAMLGVAVGVIFWGWNQLYAVVSTASFFAFPPSIGAISGPWLLGGVIGGLVVRRPGAAFSTEVIAAVVALMLGNQWGMSSIMSGIVQGLGAEVVFALLMWRRWGVVAAALSGAGSALFAVAYEWNVYWADWSVGYRLVYGGLFMASGAVIAGLGGWLLVRALAATGALDAFGAGREYHDRAGAPAQSTAAR; encoded by the coding sequence ATGTCTGATCTGTTCCGTTATCGGACGATCGATCTCGTCACCGTCGCGATGCTCGGCGTCGCGGTCGGCGTGATCTTCTGGGGCTGGAACCAGCTGTACGCGGTGGTCAGCACCGCGTCCTTCTTCGCGTTCCCGCCGAGCATCGGCGCGATCTCCGGACCGTGGCTGCTCGGCGGTGTGATCGGCGGCCTCGTCGTACGCCGCCCCGGCGCCGCGTTCTCCACGGAGGTGATCGCCGCCGTCGTCGCGCTGATGCTGGGCAACCAGTGGGGGATGAGCTCGATCATGTCCGGGATCGTGCAGGGCCTCGGCGCCGAGGTCGTGTTCGCGCTGCTGATGTGGCGGCGCTGGGGCGTCGTCGCGGCGGCGCTGTCGGGGGCCGGATCCGCGCTGTTCGCGGTCGCGTACGAGTGGAACGTGTACTGGGCCGACTGGAGCGTCGGCTACCGGCTCGTCTACGGCGGGCTGTTCATGGCGTCGGGCGCCGTGATCGCCGGGCTCGGCGGGTGGCTGCTGGTCCGCGCGCTCGCAGCCACCGGGGCGCTGGACGCCTTCGGTGCGGGCCGCGAGTACCACGACCGGGCCGGTGCGCCGGCGCAGTCGACCGCCGCGCGATGA
- a CDS encoding ABC transporter ATP-binding protein translates to MTTTAATVETGAARIRDLTWRPLGRTTPVLDGLDLDVAPGERVLLAGPSGAGKSTVLRALAGVLESAGLGERTGEVAVGGRTGMLLQNPGDAVVAERIGRDVAFGLENARLPRDPMPRRVADALAAVRLPYGPGHPTAALSGGEQQRLALAGVLACEPDLLLLDEPTSMLDEPNAVAVRACVLEALDRTGAGLVVVEHRIEPWLAHVDRVVVLDAHGAVVRDADPEGFASTMRDELAAAGVWMPGAVVPEPVLPPSVLVAPDGPVPTLRAEGLGVDLRRVTMRGTTLTPALHAIDTEVDPAAVTAFTGPSGAGKSTLLAAFGGLLAPTSGRVHAPTRKPLHRTRSRDLARLLGWVPQNPEHGFLTTRVRDEVAATGGRLGVTVDVDAVLDHLGLTQHADAHPYRLSGGEQRRLALAAALAHRPAVALLDEPTVGQDRRTWAAVAGWMRGAADAGAAVAAATHDAVLIALTDHRVALPSRSVTPAPESAVENGAAVTQREGEGAP, encoded by the coding sequence ATGACGACGACCGCGGCCACGGTCGAGACCGGAGCCGCACGGATCCGGGACCTGACCTGGCGACCGCTCGGGCGTACGACACCGGTCCTGGACGGACTCGACCTCGACGTCGCGCCAGGGGAGCGGGTCCTGCTCGCCGGTCCGTCGGGCGCGGGGAAGTCGACCGTGCTGCGGGCGCTCGCGGGCGTGCTCGAGAGCGCGGGCCTCGGCGAGCGTACGGGCGAGGTCGCCGTGGGCGGCCGGACCGGGATGCTCCTGCAGAATCCCGGTGACGCCGTCGTCGCCGAGCGGATCGGGCGCGACGTCGCGTTCGGGCTCGAGAACGCACGGCTGCCCCGGGACCCCATGCCGCGCCGGGTCGCCGACGCGCTCGCCGCGGTCCGGCTCCCGTACGGGCCGGGGCACCCCACCGCTGCGTTGTCCGGTGGCGAGCAGCAGCGGCTCGCGCTGGCCGGTGTGCTCGCGTGCGAGCCCGACCTGCTCCTCCTCGACGAGCCGACGTCGATGCTCGACGAGCCCAACGCGGTCGCCGTCCGGGCCTGCGTCCTCGAGGCGCTCGACCGTACGGGGGCGGGGCTGGTCGTGGTCGAGCACCGGATCGAGCCGTGGCTCGCCCACGTCGACCGGGTCGTGGTCCTCGATGCCCACGGCGCAGTCGTGCGGGACGCCGACCCGGAGGGGTTCGCGTCGACGATGCGCGACGAGCTCGCGGCGGCAGGGGTGTGGATGCCGGGGGCCGTCGTGCCGGAGCCGGTGCTCCCGCCGTCCGTTCTGGTGGCGCCCGACGGGCCGGTTCCGACGCTGCGCGCCGAGGGCCTCGGCGTCGACCTGCGCCGGGTGACGATGCGCGGCACCACCCTCACGCCCGCCCTGCATGCGATCGACACGGAGGTGGATCCCGCAGCGGTGACCGCGTTCACCGGTCCGAGCGGGGCGGGGAAGTCGACGCTCCTCGCCGCCTTCGGTGGGCTGCTCGCGCCGACCTCCGGTCGGGTGCACGCGCCGACGCGCAAGCCGCTGCACCGCACGCGGTCACGCGATCTCGCCCGGCTGCTCGGATGGGTCCCGCAGAACCCGGAGCACGGCTTCCTCACGACCCGGGTGCGTGACGAGGTCGCGGCGACCGGGGGGCGGCTCGGCGTCACGGTCGACGTCGACGCGGTGCTGGACCACCTCGGCCTGACCCAGCACGCGGACGCCCACCCGTACCGCCTGTCCGGCGGGGAGCAGCGACGGCTCGCGCTGGCGGCCGCGCTGGCTCACCGGCCTGCCGTCGCGCTGCTCGACGAGCCGACCGTGGGCCAGGACCGCCGGACCTGGGCGGCGGTCGCCGGCTGGATGCGCGGCGCCGCGGACGCCGGCGCCGCCGTCGCCGCCGCCACCCATGACGCCGTCCTGATCGCCCTGACCGACCACCGCGTGGCACTCCCTTCGCGCTCTGTGACCCCAGCCCCGGAATCTGCCGTCGAGAACGGGGCTGCGGTCACACAGCGCGAAGGGGAGGGGGCGCCGTGA